A genomic window from Yoonia rosea includes:
- a CDS encoding beta-ketoacyl-[acyl-carrier-protein] synthase family protein, with protein sequence MRRVVITGAGTINPLGSDMPSTLLAMQEGRCGIGPLEIADVDRLSIQIGGQIKGYDEAAHFNRQQIALYDRFTQFALLAAREAIGQSGLTFSGELADQSGVIFGTSGGGLNTQDENYRAVYEAGKNRVHPFIVPRLMNNAATSHVSIEWNLRGPTFTVATACASSNHAMGQAFNMVRSGTAKVMVTGGSEAMLCFGGIKAWEGLRVMSRDACRPFSATRNGMVQGEGAAVFVFEDSEHARARGAEILCEVAGFAMSSDACDIVTPSKQGAARAIDGALKDARLSKDAVGYINAHGTGTAANDKTECAAVADVFGAHADRLMISSTKSMHGHLIGGTGAVELIACIMALRDGIIAPTIGYEEADPECALDVVPNVAREAQVDVALSNAFAFGGMNAVIALRRH encoded by the coding sequence ATGCGGCGTGTGGTCATCACCGGGGCAGGGACGATCAATCCGCTGGGCTCCGACATGCCAAGTACACTTCTGGCAATGCAGGAAGGGCGCTGCGGTATCGGACCGCTTGAGATCGCGGACGTCGACCGGTTGTCGATCCAGATCGGCGGGCAGATCAAAGGCTATGATGAAGCCGCCCATTTCAACCGCCAGCAAATCGCGCTTTATGACCGCTTTACGCAATTCGCGCTTTTGGCCGCGCGTGAGGCGATAGGTCAGTCCGGCCTCACATTTTCGGGTGAGCTGGCAGATCAGTCCGGAGTGATCTTTGGCACTTCGGGTGGCGGGCTGAACACCCAGGATGAAAACTACCGCGCCGTTTATGAGGCGGGCAAGAACCGCGTGCATCCCTTTATTGTGCCGCGCCTGATGAATAACGCAGCCACCAGCCATGTGTCGATCGAATGGAACCTGCGCGGCCCGACCTTTACGGTCGCCACCGCCTGTGCGTCCTCGAACCACGCGATGGGGCAGGCGTTCAACATGGTGCGTTCCGGCACGGCCAAGGTCATGGTGACAGGCGGCTCCGAAGCCATGTTGTGTTTTGGCGGGATCAAGGCCTGGGAAGGGCTGCGCGTGATGTCACGCGACGCCTGCCGCCCGTTTTCAGCAACACGCAACGGCATGGTGCAGGGCGAGGGGGCGGCGGTCTTTGTGTTCGAAGACTCTGAACATGCGCGGGCCCGAGGTGCGGAAATCCTTTGTGAAGTCGCTGGTTTCGCAATGTCGTCGGACGCCTGCGATATCGTGACACCGTCCAAACAGGGTGCTGCCCGTGCGATTGATGGCGCGCTCAAGGATGCGAGACTATCGAAAGACGCGGTTGGCTATATCAACGCGCATGGCACCGGTACTGCGGCCAATGACAAAACCGAATGTGCCGCTGTCGCGGATGTGTTTGGCGCACATGCGGACCGCTTGATGATATCGTCGACCAAATCCATGCATGGGCATTTGATTGGCGGCACCGGTGCGGTCGAGCTGATCGCTTGCATCATGGCGCTGCGCGACGGGATCATAGCGCCAACGATTGGCTATGAAGAAGCTGATCCCGAATGCGCGCTGGATGTGGTGCCGAATGTGGCACGTGAGGCGCAGGTGGATGTCGCCCTGTCCAACGCCTTTGCCTTTGGCGGCATGAATGCGGTGATCGCGCTGCGCAGGCATTGA
- a CDS encoding helicase HerA-like domain-containing protein, with protein MSESIFIGGGGEGYGTPQTLLLDKANRHGLIAGATGTGKTVTLQIMAEGFAAAGVPVFLSDVKGDLSGLALSGSAEFKLHEPFMSRAETIGLDLQYDSFPVTFWDLFGEKGHPIRATVAEMGPLLLSRLMDLTDVQEGVLNVAFRVADEEGLPLLDLKDLQALLVWVGQNAQALSLRYGNVAASSVGAIQRQLLVLENQGGTALFGEPALDLADMMRTRDDGRGEINILAADQLMGSPRLYATFLLWLLSELFEELPEVGNPDKPKLVFFFDEAHLLFDDAPKALVDKVEQVARLIRSKGVGVYFVTQNPGDIPDDVLGQLGNRVQHALRAFTAKDRKELKTAAETYRDNPAFDTAEAIQQVGTGEAVTSFLDRKGIPQVVERTLIRPPSSQLGPIDEPTRKAIMSVSDMAGKYDKTLDRESAFEILSKRADAAAKAAEEAEAEEARLEEKEREFKAARRYDGTRSKQSSSSRKSSDEGFGGALASVVVKELKGTTGRRLVRGILGSLFKGR; from the coding sequence ATGTCGGAAAGTATATTTATTGGCGGCGGTGGTGAGGGCTATGGCACACCGCAGACACTTTTGCTGGATAAGGCCAACCGGCACGGTCTGATTGCGGGGGCAACGGGCACCGGTAAGACAGTGACCTTGCAGATCATGGCCGAAGGGTTTGCCGCGGCAGGCGTGCCAGTGTTTCTGTCTGATGTGAAAGGTGATCTGTCCGGTCTGGCGCTGAGCGGCTCTGCCGAATTTAAACTGCACGAACCCTTCATGTCGCGCGCCGAAACGATCGGCCTTGACCTGCAATATGATAGTTTCCCCGTCACCTTCTGGGATCTTTTTGGCGAAAAGGGCCATCCGATCCGTGCGACGGTCGCCGAAATGGGGCCTTTGCTGCTGTCGCGGCTGATGGACCTGACCGATGTGCAGGAAGGCGTCTTGAACGTCGCTTTCCGTGTCGCGGATGAAGAGGGCCTGCCATTGCTGGACCTCAAAGACCTGCAAGCGCTTTTGGTCTGGGTCGGGCAGAATGCGCAGGCGCTCTCGCTGCGCTATGGCAATGTAGCGGCGTCCTCTGTGGGGGCGATCCAGCGGCAATTGCTGGTGCTGGAAAATCAGGGCGGCACGGCCCTGTTCGGGGAACCGGCCCTTGATCTGGCCGATATGATGCGCACCCGCGACGATGGACGCGGCGAGATCAACATTCTGGCCGCCGATCAACTGATGGGCAGCCCGCGCCTCTATGCCACTTTCCTGCTCTGGCTGCTGTCGGAACTGTTTGAAGAACTGCCCGAGGTCGGCAACCCTGACAAACCCAAGCTGGTGTTCTTTTTCGACGAAGCGCATCTGCTGTTTGACGACGCACCCAAAGCACTGGTCGATAAAGTCGAGCAGGTCGCGCGCCTGATCCGCTCCAAAGGTGTGGGCGTCTATTTCGTCACACAAAACCCCGGCGATATTCCTGATGATGTTTTGGGCCAGTTGGGGAACCGCGTACAACATGCACTGCGTGCCTTCACGGCCAAGGACCGTAAAGAGCTTAAGACCGCTGCCGAGACCTATCGCGATAATCCGGCGTTTGACACTGCAGAGGCCATTCAACAGGTCGGCACCGGTGAGGCGGTGACGTCATTCCTTGACCGCAAGGGTATTCCGCAGGTCGTTGAGCGCACCCTGATCCGCCCGCCGTCGTCGCAACTGGGGCCGATTGATGAACCAACCCGCAAGGCGATCATGAGCGTCTCGGACATGGCGGGCAAATACGACAAGACCTTGGACCGCGAGAGCGCGTTTGAAATCCTGAGTAAACGGGCGGACGCCGCCGCGAAAGCCGCCGAAGAGGCCGAAGCCGAAGAGGCGCGCCTTGAAGAAAAAGAGCGCGAGTTCAAGGCGGCACGGCGGTATGACGGGACGCGCAGCAAACAGTCATCCTCATCGCGCAAGTCATCGGATGAGGGTTTTGGCGGGGCTTTGGCGTCGGTCGTTGTCAAAGAACTCAAGGGCACAACAGGTCGCCGTTTGGTGCGGGGCATCTTGGGTAGTTTGTTCAAGGGGCGCTAG
- a CDS encoding shikimate kinase: MAEGQTYHLKRTVVLVGMMGSGKTAIGRALAAALDVPFVDSDAAIEEAAASTIAEIFARDGEAFFRKREAEVLKRLLSGPPGIVSTGGGAFLAEANRMAIAQMGVAVWLDADLKILWERVRHKDTRPLLRTADPQATLAALYAERTPIYALAGLKIDVKENASIDETMRSVRDILASRPDILEIT; this comes from the coding sequence ATGGCCGAAGGGCAGACCTATCACCTCAAACGGACCGTTGTTCTGGTGGGCATGATGGGGTCTGGCAAGACCGCGATCGGGCGCGCCTTGGCGGCCGCGCTTGATGTGCCGTTTGTGGATAGTGATGCGGCCATCGAAGAGGCGGCGGCGTCAACGATTGCCGAAATATTCGCCCGTGATGGCGAGGCTTTCTTTCGCAAGCGCGAGGCCGAGGTGCTCAAAAGGCTGTTGTCGGGTCCGCCGGGGATCGTTTCAACCGGTGGCGGGGCGTTTCTGGCCGAGGCGAACCGCATGGCTATCGCACAGATGGGTGTCGCGGTCTGGCTGGATGCAGACCTCAAGATCCTATGGGAACGTGTGCGCCATAAGGACACGCGGCCCTTGCTGCGCACAGCCGACCCCCAAGCCACGCTTGCGGCGCTTTATGCCGAACGGACGCCGATTTATGCGCTTGCGGGGCTGAAGATCGACGTCAAAGAAAACGCCAGTATCGACGAGACGATGCGTTCCGTGCGCGACATACTGGCCAGCCGCCCCGATATTCTGGAGATCACATAA
- a CDS encoding invasion associated locus B family protein, with protein MRSILKSALLVALLSHAGVTVAQETADETAPAAEDNLALGEPLGPQVGEPYEREVFGDWSLRCIKAEEGQQDPCNLYQLLTNDDGVAVAEFNLFPLPEGRRAAAGATVVVPLETLLTEQLTIAVDGQNARIYPITFCNRAGCVARIGFTQAEVDQFKRGSVATVRLVPAVAPDTEVVLDVSLTGFTAGFEASSQTSAD; from the coding sequence ATGCGCAGTATACTCAAATCCGCCCTTTTGGTCGCCTTGCTCAGCCACGCAGGCGTCACAGTGGCACAAGAGACAGCAGACGAGACAGCACCCGCAGCCGAGGATAACCTTGCCTTGGGTGAGCCGCTTGGCCCACAGGTTGGCGAGCCTTACGAGCGTGAGGTTTTCGGTGACTGGTCCCTGCGCTGCATCAAGGCAGAGGAAGGCCAGCAGGATCCTTGCAACCTTTATCAACTGCTGACCAATGACGACGGTGTTGCTGTTGCGGAATTCAATCTTTTCCCGCTTCCCGAAGGCCGCCGCGCCGCGGCAGGCGCCACAGTGGTTGTTCCGCTTGAGACACTTTTGACCGAACAACTGACAATCGCTGTAGATGGGCAGAATGCACGCATCTATCCAATTACGTTCTGTAATCGTGCAGGCTGTGTGGCACGGATCGGCTTTACCCAAGCCGAAGTCGACCAGTTCAAGCGCGGCTCGGTCGCCACGGTCCGCCTCGTCCCTGCAGTGGCACCTGACACAGAGGTCGTGTTGGATGTATCGCTAACAGGCTTTACCGCAGGCTTTGAGGCCTCGTCGCAAACCAGCGCGGACTAA
- the lpxD gene encoding UDP-3-O-(3-hydroxymyristoyl)glucosamine N-acyltransferase has product MAHRVKDIAAALGAEAFGAVELLVNGASEPASAGPDDLALAMSPAYGAALGQGQARVAVVWPGADWRALGLEAAIIAPRARLAMAHLTQMLDADLPRTGISPQAAIDPSAQIGANVTIGAFCVIGADVVIGAGSWIADHVSIAAGVQIGAACQIHAGVRLQRGVHLGARVILQPNVAIGGDGFSFVTAEPSNVEKARETLGEAAMQAPDDPTWHRIHSLGGVVVGDDVEVGANSCIDAGTIRPTRVGNGTKIDSLVQVGHNVIVGAHCLLCAQAGVAGSTVIGDRVVVGGKAGIADNLKVGDDVVLGGGSVVLSNVPAGRVMMGYPATKMQVHIDSYKALRRLPRILRDLAQR; this is encoded by the coding sequence ATGGCACATCGTGTAAAAGATATCGCTGCGGCGCTGGGGGCAGAAGCCTTTGGCGCCGTTGAGCTTTTGGTCAATGGTGCGTCTGAACCCGCAAGCGCGGGCCCCGATGATCTGGCGCTGGCCATGAGCCCCGCCTATGGCGCAGCTTTAGGGCAAGGGCAGGCGCGCGTTGCTGTGGTCTGGCCCGGTGCCGATTGGCGGGCGCTGGGGCTGGAGGCCGCGATCATCGCACCGCGCGCACGGCTTGCGATGGCGCATCTGACGCAGATGCTGGATGCAGACCTGCCGCGCACAGGGATCAGCCCCCAGGCGGCGATTGATCCGTCGGCACAGATCGGGGCCAATGTGACAATCGGGGCGTTTTGCGTGATCGGTGCGGATGTGGTCATCGGCGCGGGAAGCTGGATAGCCGATCATGTCAGTATCGCGGCGGGCGTGCAGATTGGTGCGGCGTGTCAAATTCACGCGGGCGTGCGCCTGCAACGTGGCGTGCACCTTGGCGCGCGCGTGATCCTGCAGCCCAATGTGGCGATTGGCGGCGACGGATTTTCCTTTGTGACCGCAGAACCTTCGAACGTTGAAAAGGCGCGCGAGACGTTGGGCGAGGCTGCGATGCAGGCGCCTGACGATCCCACATGGCACCGGATTCATTCGCTGGGGGGGGTGGTTGTTGGCGATGATGTGGAAGTGGGGGCAAATTCCTGCATTGATGCAGGCACGATCCGCCCCACCCGTGTCGGCAACGGCACCAAGATCGACAGCCTCGTGCAGGTCGGCCACAACGTGATTGTGGGCGCACATTGTCTGCTGTGTGCGCAGGCCGGTGTCGCGGGGTCCACGGTGATCGGGGATCGTGTTGTTGTGGGTGGCAAGGCAGGGATCGCGGATAATCTCAAAGTCGGCGACGATGTGGTCTTGGGGGGCGGCAGTGTCGTGCTGTCCAATGTCCCTGCGGGACGCGTGATGATGGGCTATCCGGCCACCAAAATGCAGGTCCATATCGACAGCTACAAGGCCCTGCGCCGTCTGCCCCGCATCCTGCGCGATTTGGCGCAGCGTTAA
- a CDS encoding hydrogen peroxide-inducible genes activator, whose translation MIKLPSMLQMRYLLALSETRHFRKAAETMGISQPSLSLQIGNLEELLGLHLVERGRGPVTLTPEGREVVARASRILHEVRGIMDLTTAFQTGLTGTIRLGTTPTIGPYLMPFVVERLHAKYPDLRLYIREVAPRDLRGELLAGSLDVILTQLPEGGADLTTQRLFREPLLLAMPDDHALAAKSEVTEADLLDLNVLSLGPDYAMHAQIAALCQQHGGVIARDYEGTSLDAIRQMVGMGMGVALLPRLYAWSEIDSRSSNVTVRPFRRSSVTRSIGLVWRRGANAAMFERLSDVIRSAARANLQTGQSPIILD comes from the coding sequence ATGATCAAATTGCCCAGTATGCTTCAAATGCGCTATCTGCTGGCGCTCTCCGAGACGCGGCACTTTCGCAAAGCGGCCGAAACCATGGGCATCAGCCAACCCTCACTCAGCCTTCAAATCGGCAATCTGGAAGAGCTTTTGGGCCTGCATCTTGTGGAGCGGGGGCGTGGACCTGTCACGCTCACGCCTGAGGGGCGCGAGGTCGTGGCGCGCGCCTCGCGTATTCTGCATGAGGTGCGCGGGATCATGGATCTGACGACGGCCTTTCAGACAGGGCTGACCGGTACGATCCGGCTTGGCACCACGCCGACAATCGGGCCTTATCTCATGCCGTTCGTGGTTGAACGGCTGCACGCGAAATATCCCGACTTGCGGCTTTATATCCGCGAGGTCGCACCGCGCGATCTGCGCGGCGAGCTTTTGGCGGGCAGTCTTGATGTCATTCTCACACAATTGCCTGAAGGCGGCGCGGATCTGACCACACAACGTCTGTTCCGTGAACCCTTGCTTCTGGCAATGCCGGATGACCATGCCTTGGCGGCGAAATCCGAAGTGACCGAAGCCGACCTGCTGGATCTGAACGTGCTCTCGCTGGGCCCGGACTATGCCATGCATGCCCAAATCGCCGCCCTGTGCCAGCAGCATGGGGGTGTGATCGCGCGCGATTATGAAGGCACGAGCCTTGATGCAATCCGGCAGATGGTCGGGATGGGGATGGGTGTGGCGCTGTTGCCACGGCTTTATGCGTGGTCCGAAATTGATAGCCGGTCCAGCAATGTTACTGTGCGTCCATTCCGGCGTAGTTCTGTGACGCGGTCTATTGGTCTGGTGTGGCGGCGGGGGGCGAACGCGGCGATGTTCGAGCGTCTATCGGATGTCATCCGCAGTGCGGCGCGTGCAAACCTGCAAACAGGGCAATCGCCGATTATTCTCGACTAG
- a CDS encoding YcbK family protein, which produces MKKTNSSGLTRRGLLGAFAATAVAATPTYSNAAGFLRGAGDVRRIAMHSGRTGERLDTIYWIEGEYIAEAVREINMHMRDWRTGEAVQMDLRTIDIMAAALNLMETSEPYLLLSGYRSPQTNQMLRSNTRGVARNSLHMRGQAADLRLTSRTPAQMASAAIACRAGGVGRYNGSNFVHMDCGPIRSWRG; this is translated from the coding sequence ATGAAAAAGACAAACTCCTCTGGGTTGACCCGGCGCGGATTACTGGGCGCATTCGCGGCAACAGCCGTAGCAGCGACACCGACATATTCCAATGCGGCGGGTTTCTTGCGTGGTGCAGGCGATGTGCGCCGGATCGCAATGCATTCTGGGCGTACCGGCGAGCGGCTCGACACGATCTACTGGATTGAAGGCGAATATATCGCCGAAGCGGTCCGCGAAATTAACATGCACATGCGCGACTGGCGGACAGGCGAAGCGGTGCAGATGGATTTGCGGACAATCGACATCATGGCAGCTGCGCTGAATTTGATGGAAACCAGCGAACCTTATCTTCTCCTTTCCGGCTACCGCTCCCCCCAGACAAACCAGATGTTGCGCTCAAACACGCGCGGCGTTGCACGAAATTCCCTGCATATGCGCGGCCAGGCCGCAGATTTGCGCCTGACCAGTCGCACGCCGGCACAGATGGCGAGTGCCGCGATTGCATGCCGTGCAGGTGGCGTGGGCCGCTATAACGGATCAAACTTTGTGCACATGGATTGCGGCCCAATCCGGAGCTGGCGCGGCTAG
- a CDS encoding L,D-transpeptidase family protein, with protein sequence MSAAIMPRNRLRAVLPTIFAVFVFLFSAPVAQAQVTEFRQAVAEAASNDPDLLSFYRERGFDGIWSARGDRNRRNALLAAFNSAGDHGLPSDRYDAAGLIAQLEAAATPQEQGRLEVALSRQFLDYARDIQTGLLTPSSIDPAIVRQVPLRSRLSTMRAFAQSNPAAFLRALPPSAPEYTRLMSEKMRMERLLADGGWGPTVPGQKYERGDSGAGVVALRNRLIAMGYLPRTTTQTYDDAIFGAITRFQEAHGLAIDGTAGPGTLAEINKQPEERLRSIIVAMERERWINRPRGERYIWVNITDFTAKIFDNGVETFSTRSVVGARDRDRVTPEFSDVMEFMVINPSWYVPRSIITKEYLPQLRANPNAVRNLVITDRNGRVVDRSSADFSGYTETNFPYSMREPPSQGNALGLVKFMFPNRYNIYLHDTPSKSLFGREVRAYSHGCVRLADPFDFAYALLARQVGNPEEVFQAHLRSGRERRVDLEAPVPVHIIYRTAFVPADGRVQFRRDVYGRDGRIWNALAREGVALRAVRG encoded by the coding sequence ATGTCTGCTGCCATTATGCCCCGGAACCGTTTGCGCGCTGTGTTGCCAACGATTTTTGCTGTCTTTGTTTTTCTCTTTTCTGCTCCTGTGGCGCAGGCGCAGGTCACGGAATTCCGGCAGGCCGTGGCCGAGGCGGCATCGAATGACCCCGATTTGCTCAGCTTTTACCGCGAGCGCGGATTTGACGGCATTTGGAGTGCGCGGGGTGACCGCAATCGCCGCAACGCTTTGCTTGCGGCCTTCAATAGCGCGGGGGATCACGGTCTGCCGAGCGACCGTTATGATGCGGCAGGTCTGATTGCCCAGCTTGAGGCCGCAGCGACCCCGCAAGAGCAGGGCCGTTTGGAAGTCGCGCTGTCGCGCCAGTTCCTCGACTATGCCCGTGATATCCAGACAGGTCTGCTGACACCGTCAAGCATTGATCCCGCGATCGTCCGGCAGGTGCCTTTGCGGTCGCGGCTGAGCACAATGCGGGCCTTCGCGCAATCCAACCCTGCCGCGTTTTTGCGGGCGCTGCCGCCAAGCGCACCTGAATATACACGTCTGATGTCCGAAAAGATGCGGATGGAACGTCTGTTGGCTGATGGCGGCTGGGGCCCCACGGTACCGGGCCAGAAATACGAGCGTGGCGATAGCGGCGCGGGTGTTGTCGCGCTGCGTAACCGTCTGATCGCGATGGGCTATCTGCCGCGCACGACGACCCAAACCTACGACGATGCAATCTTCGGCGCGATTACCCGCTTTCAGGAGGCCCATGGCCTTGCCATTGATGGCACCGCAGGTCCGGGCACACTTGCCGAGATCAACAAGCAGCCCGAAGAACGCCTGCGCTCCATCATCGTTGCGATGGAGCGTGAGCGCTGGATCAACCGCCCGCGTGGCGAGCGTTATATCTGGGTGAACATCACGGATTTCACCGCCAAGATATTCGACAACGGCGTCGAGACTTTCTCGACCCGTTCGGTCGTGGGCGCGCGTGACCGCGACCGCGTGACACCCGAGTTTTCGGATGTGATGGAATTTATGGTCATCAATCCAAGCTGGTACGTCCCGCGTTCCATCATCACCAAGGAATATCTGCCGCAGTTGCGGGCAAACCCCAATGCAGTGCGCAATCTGGTGATCACAGATCGCAATGGCCGTGTGGTTGACCGTAGCAGTGCTGATTTCAGCGGGTACACCGAAACAAATTTCCCCTATTCCATGCGCGAACCCCCAAGTCAGGGCAATGCCTTGGGGCTGGTGAAGTTCATGTTCCCGAACCGCTACAACATCTATCTGCATGACACCCCGTCCAAGAGCCTGTTTGGCCGCGAGGTGCGCGCCTATAGCCACGGGTGTGTGCGTCTGGCTGATCCGTTCGATTTTGCCTATGCCTTGCTTGCAAGGCAGGTGGGCAACCCCGAAGAGGTGTTTCAGGCGCATTTGCGCTCTGGTCGGGAACGGCGCGTTGATCTTGAGGCGCCCGTACCGGTCCACATTATCTACCGGACGGCCTTTGTGCCTGCGGACGGGCGTGTGCAATTCCGCCGCGATGTTTATGGCCGTGACGGGCGGATCTGGAACGCGCTTGCGCGGGAAGGGGTGGCTCTTCGCGCCGTTCGCGGGTAA
- a CDS encoding site-specific tyrosine recombinase XerD gives MTPTDQPMARWVQVFLEAQAAELDAATNTQLAYARDLQDFAGWLARKKLHFADATRDHVESYLIDCEHEGLANSTRARRLSAIKQLYRFAFEEGWRDDNPAIQIKGPGRTQRLPKTLSIAEVDRLLDAARNTPREALRNTCLMELLYATGMRVTELVSLPVSAARGDPRMLLVRGKGDKERLVPLSPSARDALALYLEDRDAAEDAARQKGNPPSKFLFPSRGKAGHLTRHRFFGLIKEFAVAGGVSPAKVTPHTLRHAFATHLLAGGADLRSIQTMLGHADVATTEIYTHVLDERLKSLVLDHHPLAKGAKS, from the coding sequence ATGACCCCAACCGATCAACCGATGGCGCGTTGGGTGCAGGTCTTTCTCGAGGCGCAGGCGGCGGAACTAGATGCGGCCACAAACACGCAATTGGCCTATGCCCGCGACCTTCAGGATTTCGCCGGCTGGCTTGCGCGCAAAAAGCTGCATTTCGCGGATGCGACCCGTGATCACGTGGAAAGCTACCTGATTGATTGCGAACATGAGGGGCTGGCAAACAGCACGCGGGCACGCAGGCTATCGGCGATCAAGCAACTCTACCGCTTTGCGTTCGAGGAAGGGTGGCGCGACGATAATCCCGCAATCCAGATCAAAGGCCCCGGACGCACACAGCGTCTGCCCAAAACGCTCTCGATTGCCGAGGTGGACAGGCTGCTGGATGCGGCGCGCAATACGCCGCGCGAGGCCTTGCGCAATACCTGCCTGATGGAGCTGCTCTATGCCACGGGTATGCGGGTGACCGAGTTGGTCAGCCTGCCGGTTTCGGCTGCACGGGGTGATCCGCGCATGCTGTTGGTTCGCGGTAAGGGCGACAAGGAACGCTTGGTCCCGCTGTCACCTTCGGCGCGCGATGCATTGGCGCTCTACCTTGAAGACCGCGACGCAGCCGAGGACGCCGCGCGCCAGAAAGGCAACCCGCCCTCGAAATTCCTCTTCCCCTCACGTGGCAAGGCGGGGCACCTGACGCGGCACCGGTTTTTCGGGCTGATCAAGGAATTCGCTGTTGCCGGCGGCGTGTCGCCTGCCAAGGTAACGCCGCATACCCTACGCCATGCTTTTGCGACACATCTTTTGGCAGGCGGGGCCGATCTGCGCTCCATCCAGACAATGCTTGGCCATGCGGATGTCGCAACGACCGAAATTTACACACATGTGCTGGATGAACGCCTGAAATCGCTTGTTTTGGACCATCATCCCCTTGCAAAAGGCGCAAAGTCTTGA
- a CDS encoding HlyC/CorC family transporter, whose amino-acid sequence METASYDAAFWLTAGAILVLLVLSAFFSGSETALTAASRGKLRSAADKGSKGAERALKITEDNERLIGSVLLGNNVVNILATSLATAVLTKLFGQNGVAAATLIMTLLVLIFAEVLPKTFAITNPETVASGVARPISVIVFVFSPIVAAVRYLVRGVLFLFGVRTDPDSNILAVREEIAGALSLGHSEGIVQKEDRDRILGALDLNERAVEEIMLHRSQIEMVDADLPPQDILAQILESPYTRLPLYRGEQENIVGVIHAKDLLRAMHKLLRGGNDAAGLAAFDVMKVAMPPYFVPDTTTLDDQMRNFLKRKTHFALVVDEYGALQGLITLEDILEEIVGEIADEFDDHEEDQIEATSDGAYIVDGGMTIRDLNRAHDWNLPDDEANTVAGLVIHEAQMIPVEGQVFSFHGFRFEVLAKDENRLATLKIRKL is encoded by the coding sequence ATGGAAACCGCTTCTTACGACGCCGCCTTTTGGTTAACCGCTGGCGCCATTCTCGTTCTTCTCGTCCTCTCGGCCTTCTTCTCCGGCTCGGAAACCGCGCTGACTGCGGCTTCACGGGGCAAACTGCGGTCTGCGGCCGATAAAGGCTCAAAGGGGGCCGAACGCGCGCTCAAGATTACCGAAGACAACGAACGCCTGATCGGGTCGGTGCTTTTGGGTAATAACGTGGTGAATATTCTGGCCACATCGCTGGCGACAGCCGTTTTGACCAAGCTTTTCGGCCAGAACGGCGTGGCTGCCGCGACCTTGATCATGACGCTTCTGGTGCTGATCTTTGCCGAGGTGCTGCCGAAAACCTTTGCCATCACCAATCCCGAAACCGTGGCCTCCGGCGTGGCGCGCCCGATTTCGGTGATCGTCTTTGTCTTTTCACCCATCGTGGCCGCCGTGCGCTATCTGGTGCGCGGTGTTCTGTTTCTATTTGGTGTCCGCACGGACCCCGACAGCAACATTCTTGCCGTGCGCGAAGAGATCGCAGGCGCGCTGTCGCTGGGCCATTCCGAAGGGATCGTGCAGAAAGAGGACCGCGACCGTATTCTGGGCGCGCTTGATCTGAACGAACGCGCGGTCGAAGAGATCATGCTCCACCGCTCGCAGATCGAGATGGTCGATGCAGACCTGCCACCGCAGGATATCCTCGCGCAGATCCTCGAAAGCCCCTATACCCGCCTGCCGCTCTATCGGGGCGAGCAGGAAAATATCGTCGGCGTGATCCACGCCAAAGACCTGCTGCGCGCGATGCACAAACTGCTGCGCGGCGGGAATGACGCGGCGGGGCTGGCCGCGTTTGACGTGATGAAAGTGGCGATGCCGCCCTACTTTGTGCCCGATACCACGACGCTTGATGACCAGATGCGCAACTTCTTGAAGCGCAAAACGCATTTTGCGCTGGTGGTGGATGAGTATGGTGCGTTGCAGGGTCTGATTACACTCGAAGATATCCTAGAAGAAATCGTCGGTGAAATCGCCGATGAATTCGACGACCACGAAGAAGACCAGATCGAGGCCACCTCGGACGGAGCTTATATCGTGGATGGCGGCATGACGATCCGCGATCTGAACCGCGCGCACGACTGGAACCTGCCCGATGACGAGGCCAACACCGTCGCCGGATTGGTCATCCACGAGGCCCAGATGATCCCTGTCGAGGGTCAGGTATTCTCGTTCCACGGATTCCGCTTTGAGGTGCTGGCCAAGGATGAGAACCGGCTGGCGACGCTGAAGATCAGGAAACTCTGA
- a CDS encoding acyl carrier protein yields MSIKDQVIAIIAEQAMLEPSDIQLDNTLEDIGIDSLGLVESIFAIEETFDISVPFNANDPTAGDFDISSVAAIVAAVEKLKSEQAA; encoded by the coding sequence ATGAGCATCAAAGATCAGGTGATTGCAATCATAGCCGAACAGGCCATGCTGGAACCATCCGATATCCAATTGGACAACACGTTAGAGGATATCGGCATCGACAGCCTCGGCCTTGTCGAGAGCATTTTTGCGATTGAAGAAACCTTTGATATTTCCGTTCCCTTCAACGCCAATGACCCGACGGCCGGTGATTTTGATATCTCATCTGTCGCGGCAATCGTCGCGGCGGTCGAAAAGCTGAAGTCCGAGCAGGCTGCCTGA